A section of the Hevea brasiliensis isolate MT/VB/25A 57/8 chromosome 17, ASM3005281v1, whole genome shotgun sequence genome encodes:
- the LOC110644221 gene encoding probable auxin efflux carrier component 1c — translation MITITDFYHVMTAMVPLYVAMILAYGSVKWWKIFTPDQCSGINRFVALFAVPLLSFHFISTNDPYAMNFRFIAADTLQKVIVLVVLALWTKLSKRGCLEWTITLFSLSTLPNTLVMGIPLLKGMYGEYSGSLMVQIVVLQCIIWYTLMLFMFEYRAAKMLISEQFPDTAGSIVSIHVDSDIVSLDGRQPLETEAEIKEDGKLHVTVRKSNASRSDIFSRRSQGLSSTTPRPSNLTNAEIYSLQSSRNPTPRGSSFNHTDFYSMMAAGRNSNFGASDVCGLSASRGPTPRPSNYEEDGGGPGSNKPRFHYHASGGATHYPAPNPGMFSPTGSKGGAVTNNAAGPKKPNGQAQQKAEDGGGRDLHMFVWSSSASPVSDVFGSHDYGAHDQKEVRLAVSPGKVEGHRENHQEDYMEREDFSFGNKGQEREMNNNHQGEKVLGDGGKPKAMPPTSVMTRLILIMVWRKLIRNPNTYSSLIGLAWSLVSFRWHVEMPAIIAKSISILSDAGLGMAMFSLGLFMALQPRIIACGNSIAAFAMAVRFLTGPAVMAAASIVVGLRGTLLHIAIVQAALPQGIVPFVFAKEYNVHPDILSTGVIFGMLIALPITLVYYILLGL, via the exons ATGATCACAATAACAGACTTTTACCATGTAATGACTGCAATGGTGCCACTGTACGTGGCTATGATCTTGGCTTATGGGTCAGTGAAATGGTGGAAGATATTTACCCCGGATCAGTGTTCAGGAATCAATCGTTTTGTGGCTCTTTTTGCAGTCCCTCTTCTCTCTTTCCACTTCATATCGACCAATGATCCTTATGCCATGAACTTTCGTTTCATAGCTGCTGATACTCTCCAAAAGGTCATAGTTCTTGTAGTTCTAGCTCTCTGGACTAAGTTGAGCAAAAGGGGTTGCTTGGAATGGACCATTACACTCTTTTCACTTTCTACTCTTCCGAACACCCTTGTGATGGGCATTCCTCTGCTCAAAGGGATGTATGGTGAATATTCTGGCAGTTTAATGGTGCAAATAGTTGTTCTTCAATGTATTATTTGGTATACTTTGATGCTTTTCATGTTTGAATATAGAGCTGCTAAAATGCTCATCTCTGAGCAATTTCCAGACACCGCTGGTTCCATTGTCTCAATCCATGTCGATTCTGATATCGTGTCTCTTGATGGTAGACAACCTCTAGAAACTGAAGCAGAGATCAAAGAAGATGGCAAGTTACATGTCACTGTAAGAAAATCCAATGCTTCAAGATCAGATATCTTCTCAAGAAGGTCTCAAGGGCTATCCTCTACAACCCCAAGGCCGTCAAATCTAACCAATGCAGAGATTTACTCTTTACAATCTTCGAGAAATCCAACTCCAAGAGGCTCTAGCTTTAACCACACTGATTTTTACTCCATGATGGCTGCTGGGAGGAACTCAAATTTTGGTGCTTCAGATGTCTGTGGCCTATCAGCATCTCGAGGACCTACACCCAGGCCATCAAATTATGAGGAAGATGGTGGTGGACCGGGGAGTAACAAGCCGAGGTTCCATTACCATGCGTCTGGTGGTGCAACACATTATCCAGCGCCTAACCCAGGCATGTTTTCGCCAACTGGGTCTAAGGGTGGAGCTGTTACCAATAATGCAGCTGGTCCCAAAAAGCCTAATGGCCAAGCTCAACAGAAAGCTGAAGATGGTGGTGGTAGGGATCTTCATATGTTCGTTTGGAGTTCTAGTGCTTCTCCTGTTTCAGATGTGTTTGGTAGCCATGATTATGGTGCTCACGATCAGAAAGAAGTTAGATTGGCTGTATCTCCAGGAAAAG tagaggGACATAGAGAAAATCATCAGGAGGATTATATGGAAAGAGAAGATTTCAGCTTTGGCAACAAAGGACAAGAAAGAGAAATGAACAATAATCACCAAGGTGAGAAAGTTTTGGGAGATGGAGGAAAACCCAAAGCCATGCCTCCAACAAGTGTGATGACAAGGCTTATACTGATCATGGTTTGGAGGAAACTGATTAGAAACCCCAACACTTACTCGAGCTTAATTGGTCTAGCTTGGTCTCTAGTTTCATTCAG GTGGCATGTAGAAATGCCTGCCATTATAGCAAAATCCATTTCCATTCTGTCAGATGCAGGGCTTGGCATGGCCATGTTTAGTCTGG GTCTGTTCATGGCTTTGCAACCAAGGATCATAGCATGTGGAAATTCCATAGCAGCTTTTGCTATGGCTGTGAGATTCCTTACAGGTCCAGCTGTTATGGCAGCTGCTTCTATTGTTGTTGGCCTTAGAGGAACTCTCTTACACATTGCCATTGTCCAG GCAGCTCTACCCCAAGGAATTGTCCCCTTTGTCTTTGCCAAAGAATACAACGTACACCCTGATATTCTCAGCACAGG TGTCATATTTGGGATGTTAATTGCATTGCCCATAACTCTTGTGTACTACATTTTATTGGGGTTGTGA